A genomic segment from Schistosoma mansoni strain Puerto Rico chromosome 5, complete genome encodes:
- a CDS encoding cyclophilin, whose product MAAKAFFDIKAGDERLGRIIFELFNDVPDTTRNFRELCTHKNNFGYKGSVFHRIIPGFMCQGGDFTNGDGTGGKSIYGNKFKDENFNHKHEAFSLSMANAGPNTNGSQFFITTVPCSWLDGKHVVFGKVVSGIDVVKKMESLGSTSGKPSKKIIIEDCGEC is encoded by the exons ATGGCTGCGAAAGCGTTTTTCGATATTAAGGCCGGTGATGAACGATTGGGGAGGATTATATTTGAG CTATTCAATGATGTTCCAGATACTACTAGAAACTTTCGCGAGTTATGCACTCACAAGAATAATTTTGGTTACAAAGGTTCCGTTTTCCACCGAATAATTCCAGGCTTCATGTGTCAGGGTGGCGATTTCACCAATGGCGATGGCACGGGTGGAAAAAGTATATACGGAAATAAATTCAAAGATGAGAACTTCAATCACAAACACGAAGCGTTCTCACTTTCAATGGCCAATGCGGGACCTAACACCAATGGTTCGCAATTCTTTATTACTACTGTCCCTTGTTCGTGGCTTGACGGCAAACATGTTGTTTTCGGTAAAGTCGTCAGTGGCATAGACGTGGTGAAGAAAATGGAGAGTTTAGGTTCCACAAGTGGAAAGCCGTCCAAGAAAATTATAATCGAAGATTGTGGAGAATGTTAA